A window from Thermodesulfovibrionales bacterium encodes these proteins:
- the mtnP gene encoding S-methyl-5'-thioadenosine phosphorylase produces the protein MSTIKVGIIGGSGMDDPRLMKDQKERRVKTPYGSPSSPLTVGKIDGVETVILARHGKDHSIYPTGVNFRANIYALKKEGCTHILATTAVGSLRDKIKPGDLVFADQFIDFTKHRPLTFHDETVIHTPMAEPFCKNLRSLLISSAKELKLRYHAKGTVVTIEGPRFSTKAESFMFRKLGADVINMSTVPEVILAREVGICYQTIAMSTDYDCWKEGEESVTWEMILSIMKKNAENVKMLLLKTLSRINGTECECR, from the coding sequence ATGTCGACGATAAAGGTCGGTATTATTGGCGGTTCCGGGATGGACGATCCTCGACTGATGAAAGACCAGAAGGAAAGAAGAGTGAAAACCCCCTATGGCAGCCCCTCTTCCCCTCTCACTGTCGGGAAGATCGATGGCGTGGAGACCGTTATCCTTGCCCGGCACGGGAAGGATCATTCCATATATCCCACAGGAGTCAATTTCAGGGCGAATATCTATGCCCTGAAAAAGGAGGGATGCACCCACATCCTTGCCACCACAGCCGTAGGCTCCCTGAGGGACAAGATAAAACCTGGTGACCTTGTCTTTGCCGATCAGTTCATAGACTTCACCAAGCACAGGCCCCTCACATTCCATGACGAAACGGTGATCCATACACCAATGGCAGAACCCTTCTGCAAGAATCTCCGTTCGCTCCTCATTTCCTCTGCAAAGGAACTAAAGTTGAGGTATCACGCTAAGGGGACCGTCGTTACGATCGAAGGGCCACGGTTCTCGACGAAAGCTGAATCATTTATGTTCAGGAAACTAGGCGCTGACGTGATCAACATGTCAACGGTCCCCGAGGTTATCCTGGCGAGGGAGGTTGGCATCTGCTACCAGACAATAGCCATGTCAACGGACTATGACTGCTGGAAGGAAGGGGAAGAGTCTGTTACCTGGGAGATGATACTCTCGATCATGAAGAAGAATGCCGAGAATGTAAAGATGCTCCTTTTAAAAACGCTGTCGAGGATTAACGGTACTGAGTGTGAATGCAGATAA
- the flgB gene encoding flagellar basal body rod protein FlgB — MGDEFKILTDLIRYTTVRHGVIVSNIANVDTPNYKALDVKFNQALDDATLELKTTSLGHQRTAGSGSSPEMETEAGESWGDKNNVELDMEVAKMTENAMLFQAGVTMLTKSIGMFKNALRRQ; from the coding sequence ATGGGCGACGAATTCAAAATATTGACAGACCTCATACGCTACACGACGGTACGGCATGGCGTTATTGTCTCAAATATCGCAAATGTTGACACGCCGAATTACAAGGCCCTCGATGTAAAATTCAATCAGGCCCTTGATGATGCGACCCTGGAACTCAAGACAACGTCCCTGGGACACCAGCGGACTGCCGGTTCAGGATCGTCTCCGGAGATGGAGACAGAGGCAGGAGAGTCCTGGGGCGACAAGAATAACGTTGAACTCGACATGGAAGTGGCGAAGATGACGGAGAACGCCATGCTCTTTCAGGCAGGGGTCACTATGCTTACGAAGAGCATAGGGATGTTCAAGAACGCTTTGAGGAGGCAGTAA
- a CDS encoding C39 family peptidase — protein sequence MQRALVVFLFLGGLISGCAATHGITDEDHYGPVRMIGNVPYYPQEEYQCGPASLAGLLNFWGVPDTPQDIAKAIYSRSARGTLNIDMLLYPRSKGLRASHYSGGLDDLRSKIDSGYPLIVLVDYGFSAMQVNHFMVVIGYRDHAIIVNSGKLQKKVIPVEEFLKSWRKTNCWTLFIKRND from the coding sequence ATGCAGAGAGCTTTGGTCGTCTTTTTGTTCCTCGGTGGCCTTATCTCAGGATGCGCCGCGACACACGGGATTACCGACGAGGATCACTACGGGCCAGTTCGGATGATAGGGAATGTTCCCTATTATCCTCAGGAGGAATATCAGTGCGGCCCCGCTTCTCTTGCAGGGTTGCTGAACTTCTGGGGCGTTCCCGACACCCCTCAGGATATCGCAAAGGCTATTTACAGCAGGTCAGCAAGGGGCACCCTGAATATCGATATGCTTCTCTACCCCCGCTCAAAGGGGCTTCGTGCATCCCACTATTCAGGCGGATTGGATGACCTCAGGAGCAAGATAGATTCCGGGTATCCCCTTATCGTCCTCGTGGACTATGGCTTTTCCGCCATGCAGGTAAACCATTTCATGGTGGTCATTGGTTACCGTGATCATGCGATAATCGTGAATTCAGGAAAGCTTCAGAAGAAAGTCATCCCCGTGGAGGAGTTCCTGAAGTCCTGGCGGAAGACAAACTGCTGGACGCTCTTCATAAAACGGAATGACTGA
- the fliG gene encoding flagellar motor switch protein FliG, translated as MALNGYEKAAIFLSSIGEEAASEVLKGLNSRAIGKITTHMTRLQTVSRAIVDEIFKEVSEMLSRGDVRVGGEDYVKSILSRGLGEDGAVKILEMASKESPLDALKWLDSKTLSNFIQAEHPQTIALIICLLEPVQAAEVLASLPEKLKADVAMRIATTERIPESALEELNEVLKGQLEISKGKGKKLGGSKVIAEILNHSDRTTEQMVLERIEEQNDALADSIRQMMFVFDDLVKIDDRGIQMILKEISTEDLCLGLKTTTEEMKGKIFKNMSQRAAQIVKEEMQAKGPVRVSDVEKAQQNIVKVARRLEAEGKLILAGRGGEELVE; from the coding sequence ATGGCCTTGAACGGATATGAAAAGGCTGCCATATTCCTGAGCTCCATAGGAGAGGAAGCGGCCTCGGAGGTCCTCAAGGGGCTTAACTCGCGGGCCATCGGGAAGATAACGACGCATATGACGAGGCTTCAGACCGTAAGCAGGGCCATCGTCGATGAAATATTCAAAGAGGTCTCTGAGATGCTGTCGCGGGGAGACGTCCGCGTGGGCGGAGAGGATTACGTCAAGAGCATTCTCTCTAGGGGGCTGGGAGAAGACGGGGCTGTGAAGATACTCGAAATGGCTTCGAAGGAAAGTCCCCTCGACGCACTGAAGTGGCTTGATTCGAAAACCCTGTCAAATTTTATCCAGGCCGAGCATCCCCAGACTATTGCCCTTATTATCTGCCTCCTTGAGCCTGTTCAGGCGGCCGAGGTCCTTGCTTCTCTACCGGAAAAGCTGAAGGCTGACGTGGCGATGAGGATAGCGACAACGGAAAGAATACCCGAAAGCGCCCTCGAAGAGCTGAATGAGGTCCTCAAAGGGCAACTGGAGATCAGCAAAGGCAAGGGGAAGAAACTCGGGGGCTCAAAGGTCATTGCCGAGATACTTAACCATTCAGACAGGACAACGGAACAGATGGTTCTCGAAAGGATCGAGGAGCAGAACGATGCCTTGGCTGACTCGATCAGGCAGATGATGTTCGTCTTTGACGACCTCGTCAAGATCGATGACAGGGGAATCCAAATGATCCTGAAGGAGATAAGCACAGAGGACCTCTGCCTTGGTCTCAAGACGACCACTGAAGAAATGAAGGGAAAGATATTCAAGAACATGTCGCAGAGGGCTGCACAGATCGTGAAGGAAGAGATGCAGGCAAAGGGGCCTGTCCGGGTCTCCGACGTTGAGAAGGCGCAGCAGAATATCGTCAAGGTGGCGAGGAGACTGGAAGCAGAAGGGAAACTCATCCTTGCGGGAAGGGGCGGCGAAGAACTTGTTGAATAA
- the fliF gene encoding flagellar basal-body MS-ring/collar protein FliF encodes MAGIADIGERLRTLPTPKKIILLVVVALTITAVILLFTWSQKADYQLLYSNLTEEDSGSIIQKLNEQKIPYRVSAGGIMVPADKVYDLRLQLASQGLPQGGGIGFEVFDKTSFTMTDFVQKLNYRRALQGELSRTVRALAEVEQCRVHLAVPEKSLFTKDEDRPKASVLIKLRQGRRLSQSQVQGIVHLVSSSVEGLNPKDVAVVDSRGEMLTAADDGLGMTSGQLEYQHTLEKELENRVVGILEPVVGKGKVRAKVAATIDLTKIEKTEERFDPESQVVRSEQRNAEKTTNGTTGGVPGTASNLPGKTATQAAVSQAQSERKNETINYEISKVTSHVVNASGDVKRLSVIALVDGVYTAQQGSKEKKYAPRPEEEIKKFEDMVKNAVGFTADRGDDVRVVNMPFEGPQQEELPEPKTDIIAYVSMAAKYFVPLLALIMVFLFVFRPLMKVLTASPVMQRAPVQLPQTVAEIEKALELAGKPAGANLIEWAKKNPKEAADLIKNWIEEK; translated from the coding sequence ATGGCCGGTATTGCTGATATCGGTGAACGGCTCAGGACGCTGCCTACGCCGAAGAAGATTATTCTTCTCGTCGTTGTTGCCCTGACAATCACTGCGGTCATCCTCCTCTTCACGTGGTCGCAGAAGGCTGACTATCAGCTCCTTTACTCGAACCTGACAGAAGAAGACTCTGGATCGATAATCCAGAAGCTAAACGAGCAGAAGATCCCCTACAGAGTCTCTGCCGGGGGTATCATGGTGCCCGCGGACAAGGTCTATGACCTGAGATTACAACTCGCAAGCCAGGGCCTTCCCCAGGGAGGCGGCATCGGTTTCGAGGTCTTTGATAAAACGAGCTTTACGATGACCGATTTTGTGCAGAAACTGAACTATCGACGGGCCCTGCAGGGTGAACTATCGAGAACGGTCCGTGCACTGGCCGAAGTTGAACAGTGCAGGGTCCATCTTGCCGTCCCTGAGAAATCACTCTTCACCAAGGATGAAGACAGGCCGAAGGCGTCGGTGCTCATCAAGCTGAGACAGGGGAGAAGGCTTTCCCAGAGCCAGGTCCAGGGAATCGTCCATCTTGTGTCGAGCAGTGTTGAAGGCCTGAACCCGAAGGACGTGGCCGTTGTTGACAGCAGAGGGGAGATGCTGACTGCTGCTGATGACGGATTGGGGATGACGAGCGGACAGCTCGAATATCAGCATACCCTCGAGAAGGAACTCGAAAACAGAGTCGTGGGCATCCTTGAGCCTGTCGTGGGAAAGGGTAAGGTCAGGGCAAAAGTCGCCGCAACGATAGACCTGACAAAGATCGAAAAGACCGAGGAGCGCTTTGATCCGGAGAGCCAGGTGGTAAGGAGCGAACAGCGGAACGCTGAGAAGACAACAAACGGGACCACGGGAGGCGTGCCGGGAACAGCATCGAACCTGCCCGGCAAGACGGCAACACAAGCGGCCGTTTCACAGGCGCAGTCGGAGAGGAAGAACGAGACGATCAATTATGAGATTAGCAAGGTTACGAGCCATGTCGTTAATGCATCGGGCGATGTCAAGAGACTCTCGGTGATCGCTCTCGTCGACGGCGTCTACACTGCCCAGCAGGGATCAAAAGAGAAGAAATACGCCCCCCGTCCCGAGGAGGAGATAAAGAAGTTCGAAGATATGGTTAAGAATGCAGTCGGTTTCACCGCGGACAGGGGTGATGATGTCAGGGTAGTGAATATGCCCTTCGAAGGTCCCCAGCAGGAGGAGTTGCCCGAACCGAAGACCGATATCATCGCTTATGTGTCGATGGCTGCAAAATATTTTGTTCCCCTCCTGGCTCTCATCATGGTCTTCCTCTTCGTTTTCAGGCCCCTCATGAAGGTGCTGACGGCTTCCCCCGTCATGCAGAGGGCCCCGGTCCAGTTGCCTCAGACAGTCGCAGAGATAGAGAAGGCTTTGGAACTGGCAGGAAAGCCTGCGGGTGCAAACCTCATCGAATGGGCGAAGAAGAATCCAAAAGAGGCAGCTGACCTTATCAAGAACTGGATAGAGGAGAAGTGA
- a CDS encoding sigma-54 dependent transcriptional regulator, which translates to MRTEEVKPILVVDDDPQMRLALREAIQRLGHRVTVCEAASDALAKLQQAGFSLVVTDMKMPKMDGLKFLKEVRRRIGNLPVLVITGFGTIENAVETMKEGATDYLMKPFSFDTLEKAIDSIMARSRYEKGILTANLEMQKIVVLAANLAGSDITVLIQGESGTGKELLARYIHRMSRRAEKPFIAVNCAAIPDNLLESELFGHEKGAFTGATDRKKGRFELADGGTLLLDEIGEMSIMLQAKLLRVLQEREIDRVGGKETVPVDVRVIATTNRDLYNECMEGRFREDLYYRLNVFPIKVPPLRERPDDIIFLASHFVEKFSVFAGRDPKNFSDEAIDLLMNGYWRGNIRELENVIQRAVFLSSGEVIEARDLMLDNVGSAARTAVNGKIRDMEKELIMQTLKDVDGNKTKAAKILGVSVRTIRNKLHEYGQKFPTG; encoded by the coding sequence ATGAGGACAGAGGAAGTAAAACCGATACTGGTCGTTGATGATGATCCACAGATGAGACTCGCACTGAGAGAAGCGATCCAGAGGCTCGGCCACCGTGTGACGGTTTGCGAGGCCGCATCTGACGCCCTTGCCAAGCTTCAGCAAGCGGGTTTCTCCCTCGTGGTGACCGATATGAAGATGCCGAAAATGGACGGACTCAAGTTCCTGAAAGAGGTTCGGCGCCGCATTGGGAACCTTCCGGTGCTTGTTATTACAGGTTTTGGGACCATAGAGAATGCGGTAGAGACCATGAAAGAAGGCGCAACGGATTATCTCATGAAACCCTTCTCCTTCGATACCCTGGAGAAAGCCATCGATTCAATCATGGCGAGGAGCAGATATGAGAAGGGTATCCTTACGGCAAATCTCGAAATGCAAAAGATCGTGGTCCTTGCAGCGAACCTTGCGGGCAGTGATATTACCGTACTGATTCAGGGTGAGAGCGGAACGGGAAAGGAACTCCTGGCACGGTATATCCACCGGATGAGCAGAAGGGCTGAAAAACCATTTATTGCTGTAAATTGCGCTGCCATCCCTGACAACCTCCTTGAATCTGAGCTCTTTGGGCACGAAAAGGGCGCCTTTACCGGTGCGACAGACAGGAAAAAGGGGAGATTTGAGCTCGCAGACGGAGGGACCCTCCTTCTTGACGAAATCGGCGAGATGTCGATTATGCTCCAGGCGAAACTCCTCAGGGTTCTCCAGGAAAGGGAGATTGACAGGGTTGGAGGAAAGGAGACTGTACCCGTCGACGTGCGGGTAATCGCCACGACGAACAGGGATCTCTACAATGAATGCATGGAAGGCCGCTTCAGAGAAGACCTCTACTACCGGCTGAATGTCTTTCCTATCAAGGTGCCGCCGCTTCGGGAGAGACCCGATGACATCATCTTCCTTGCAAGCCATTTTGTCGAAAAGTTCTCTGTCTTTGCCGGAAGGGACCCAAAGAACTTTTCAGACGAGGCAATAGATCTCCTCATGAACGGATACTGGCGGGGGAATATCAGGGAACTCGAGAATGTCATACAGAGGGCGGTGTTCCTGAGTTCAGGTGAGGTCATCGAGGCAAGAGATCTCATGCTCGACAATGTCGGCAGTGCTGCAAGGACAGCGGTGAACGGGAAGATACGAGACATGGAAAAGGAACTCATCATGCAGACTCTGAAGGATGTGGATGGAAATAAGACGAAGGCTGCAAAGATACTCGGTGTCAGCGTAAGGACAATACGAAACAAGCTCCACGAATATGGGCAAAAATTTCCCACTGGGTAA
- the fliE gene encoding flagellar hook-basal body complex protein FliE gives MSDMKIGGLKTGQELSQTRSTSKESGSGFDEIMKETMGKISQVQNDADRAVKDLASGGDVTQAIIAMEKADMSFQLMIEVRNRLLSAYEEITRMQV, from the coding sequence ATGTCTGACATGAAGATTGGCGGACTCAAGACCGGTCAGGAACTTTCGCAGACCAGGAGCACGAGCAAGGAGTCAGGGAGCGGCTTTGATGAGATCATGAAAGAGACCATGGGGAAGATCTCCCAGGTTCAGAACGACGCTGATCGGGCAGTCAAGGACCTGGCATCGGGGGGGGACGTAACACAGGCCATAATCGCCATGGAGAAGGCTGACATGTCTTTCCAGTTGATGATCGAGGTGAGGAATAGGCTACTGAGCGCCTATGAAGAGATCACGAGGATGCAGGTCTGA
- the flgC gene encoding flagellar basal body rod protein FlgC, with product MNTFDVLKVSASALDAQRQRMNVLSSNMANVHSTRTDEGGPYKRRDVVFATMTVESDPGKMYGVRVDDVTIDDAPPKKVYDPSHPDADNEGYVAMPDINILEEMTNMMMAFRAYEASVSAFNMSKSMFMKSLELGRV from the coding sequence ATGAATACCTTTGATGTTCTCAAGGTCAGTGCGTCTGCCCTTGACGCCCAGAGGCAACGGATGAATGTCCTTTCATCGAACATGGCAAACGTCCATTCCACAAGGACCGATGAGGGTGGACCCTACAAGAGAAGGGACGTGGTCTTTGCGACGATGACGGTAGAGTCAGATCCTGGAAAAATGTACGGTGTCAGGGTCGACGATGTCACGATAGACGATGCCCCTCCGAAAAAGGTCTACGACCCTTCTCACCCCGACGCTGATAATGAGGGATATGTGGCGATGCCTGACATCAATATTCTCGAAGAGATGACGAACATGATGATGGCCTTCAGGGCCTATGAGGCGTCGGTCTCTGCATTCAACATGTCGAAGTCCATGTTTATGAAGTCTCTGGAATTGGGGAGGGTGTGA
- a CDS encoding FliH/SctL family protein, whose translation MNKSRVVSGKEIIPFDMPPLDKAVRGQLNPSIRNSAEAIEREAYEKGFETGERAGLVMGEQKVMVMLERLEAILVDLTTLKESVMRETETQVIELAVSLARKIVLKEIETRPEEIVGMAREALSRIERSGQITVKINPSLYDLFMKYKPDLLSIHPEVVFDVDPSVPSYGTVVMGPVEEVVTDIDEQIRNLIKDMGDRLASD comes from the coding sequence TTGAATAAGAGCCGGGTCGTGAGCGGGAAGGAGATCATCCCCTTTGACATGCCGCCACTCGACAAGGCTGTCAGGGGGCAGCTCAATCCCTCTATCCGTAATTCTGCTGAGGCCATCGAGCGGGAGGCCTATGAAAAAGGATTTGAGACTGGGGAAAGGGCCGGGTTAGTCATGGGTGAGCAAAAGGTGATGGTCATGCTCGAAAGACTGGAGGCGATACTAGTGGACCTCACAACCCTGAAGGAGAGCGTTATGAGAGAAACGGAGACCCAGGTTATCGAGCTTGCTGTTAGTCTGGCAAGGAAGATCGTCCTCAAAGAGATTGAAACGCGGCCTGAAGAGATCGTCGGGATGGCAAGAGAGGCTCTTTCACGTATCGAACGCTCTGGACAGATAACGGTAAAGATAAATCCCTCGCTCTATGACCTTTTTATGAAATATAAACCTGACCTTCTCTCTATCCATCCGGAAGTCGTTTTTGATGTTGACCCTTCCGTCCCGAGTTATGGGACCGTGGTGATGGGTCCGGTCGAGGAGGTTGTGACGGACATTGATGAGCAGATCAGGAATCTCATCAAAGATATGGGAGACCGCCTTGCCAGCGATTGA
- a CDS encoding FliI/YscN family ATPase, with product MPAIDLSPYLDAASMAETMKVYGRIVEITGIIIKATGVRASIGESCRIFTDTGSLDAEVVGFRDGKALLMAVGEVGGIRLGNRVLTIGKKVSIRVSSSMKGRVMNDRGEPIDGKGTTKGVDYPLLASTPHPLKRRRISESIDLGIRAINGLLTCGKGQRIGIMAGSGVGKSVLLGMMARYTGASVNVIALIGERGREVREFIEKDLGREGSERSVVVVATSEQPPLAKVRAALAATALAEFFRDKGEDVLLLMDSLTRVAQAQREIGLAIGEPPTAKGYTPSVFALLPKLLERVGTSEGSGSITGIYTVLVEGDDLSEPVADSARAILDGHIVLSRELAMENHYPSIDVLQSISRVMPDIADSKHRELASKFVETLAIYKKFEDMISLGAYKEGSNPKVDYAIRMIDDLKGYLRQGMSERRDLGDSLQGLYFLFEGKEMRG from the coding sequence TTGCCAGCGATTGACTTATCGCCCTATCTCGATGCTGCCTCGATGGCCGAGACCATGAAGGTCTATGGAAGAATCGTTGAGATAACGGGGATCATCATCAAGGCGACAGGCGTGAGGGCCAGCATCGGAGAATCATGCAGGATATTTACTGATACCGGTTCCCTTGACGCCGAGGTTGTCGGCTTTCGGGACGGCAAGGCCCTCCTGATGGCTGTGGGAGAGGTCGGAGGCATACGGCTCGGCAACAGGGTCCTCACGATCGGCAAAAAGGTCTCTATCAGGGTCTCCTCTTCGATGAAGGGCAGGGTGATGAACGACAGGGGCGAGCCTATCGACGGGAAAGGGACCACGAAGGGTGTTGATTATCCGCTCCTTGCGTCAACGCCCCATCCCCTGAAAAGGCGGCGGATTTCCGAGTCCATTGACCTCGGCATCCGCGCGATTAACGGTCTTCTCACCTGTGGTAAGGGGCAGAGAATCGGGATCATGGCCGGGTCGGGGGTGGGGAAGAGTGTGCTCCTCGGAATGATGGCGAGGTATACCGGGGCATCGGTAAACGTTATTGCCCTCATCGGTGAGAGGGGGAGAGAGGTGAGGGAATTCATCGAGAAGGACCTCGGCAGGGAGGGCAGTGAACGGTCGGTTGTTGTCGTTGCTACGTCCGAGCAGCCGCCTCTTGCAAAGGTGAGGGCTGCCCTCGCTGCCACCGCCCTGGCCGAGTTCTTCAGGGACAAGGGAGAGGATGTGCTGCTCCTCATGGACTCGCTGACCCGCGTTGCCCAGGCCCAGCGGGAGATAGGTCTGGCCATCGGTGAGCCACCCACAGCCAAAGGGTATACCCCATCCGTTTTTGCATTACTCCCGAAGCTCCTTGAAAGAGTGGGTACTTCCGAGGGTAGCGGAAGCATTACCGGTATCTACACCGTTCTTGTGGAAGGCGACGACTTATCGGAACCCGTGGCAGATTCGGCAAGGGCGATCCTGGACGGCCATATCGTTCTGTCCAGGGAACTGGCCATGGAGAACCACTATCCCTCGATAGATGTGCTGCAGAGCATTAGCAGGGTGATGCCGGACATTGCCGACTCAAAGCACCGTGAGCTTGCATCAAAGTTTGTCGAAACCCTCGCCATCTACAAGAAGTTTGAGGACATGATCAGCCTCGGCGCATACAAGGAGGGGTCGAACCCCAAGGTCGATTATGCCATAAGAATGATCGACGACCTCAAGGGATACCTGAGGCAGGGAATGAGCGAGAGGAGGGACCTTGGCGATAGTCTCCAGGGTCTCTATTTCCTCTTTGAAGGAAAGGAGATGAGGGGATGA
- the fliJ gene encoding flagellar export protein FliJ: MSLERISKILELKGFTKEQLEIEAKKSRAELDAENIKLDSIRCVSEKVLDEFRTKQESGAVSPADMDIFYTYYAHLNKQMEEQKEHVDQKLSEVERKQKAMIEAYKQKRLFEILHDKMLRAMVKETSLNEQKETDYDYIARKLRK; the protein is encoded by the coding sequence ATGAGCCTTGAACGGATATCGAAGATCCTCGAACTGAAGGGGTTTACAAAGGAACAGCTCGAGATCGAGGCCAAGAAGAGCAGGGCCGAACTGGATGCCGAGAACATAAAACTGGATTCGATAAGATGCGTATCAGAGAAGGTGCTTGATGAGTTCAGGACCAAGCAGGAATCAGGAGCGGTGAGCCCCGCTGATATGGATATCTTTTATACCTACTACGCTCATCTCAACAAACAGATGGAGGAGCAGAAGGAGCATGTTGATCAGAAGCTTTCGGAGGTTGAAAGAAAACAGAAGGCTATGATCGAGGCCTATAAGCAAAAAAGGCTCTTCGAGATACTCCATGACAAGATGCTCCGGGCAATGGTGAAAGAGACGAGTCTGAACGAACAGAAGGAGACAGATTACGATTATATCGCGAGGAAACTGAGGAAATGA
- a CDS encoding adenine phosphoribosyltransferase → MPIKSKIRTIPDHPKKGIMFRDITTLLKDPVGFRLVIDSFAQRYIGGDLSFDTIVGIESRGFIIGGALSYALGKGFVPIRKAGKLPAEKISHEYELEYGTDRIEIHRDAIGKGMRVLLVDDLLATGGTALASATLIEKLGGIVAEMAFIVDLPDIGGSRKLKEKGYKVFALTEFEGD, encoded by the coding sequence ATGCCGATCAAATCGAAGATAAGGACAATACCGGATCACCCGAAGAAAGGGATCATGTTCCGGGACATAACCACGCTCCTCAAGGACCCTGTGGGCTTCAGGCTCGTGATTGACAGTTTTGCCCAGCGATATATCGGGGGAGATCTGAGCTTTGATACGATCGTGGGCATAGAATCGAGGGGCTTTATCATCGGCGGCGCGCTTTCCTATGCCCTGGGGAAAGGCTTTGTCCCTATAAGGAAGGCAGGAAAACTCCCTGCGGAAAAGATAAGCCACGAGTATGAGCTTGAATATGGCACTGACAGAATAGAGATACATAGAGATGCCATCGGAAAAGGGATGAGGGTGCTCCTCGTCGATGATCTTCTTGCCACCGGAGGGACAGCGCTTGCTTCAGCGACGCTCATCGAGAAATTGGGGGGCATCGTTGCCGAGATGGCCTTCATCGTCGACCTTCCCGACATCGGCGGGTCCCGGAAACTGAAAGAGAAAGGGTATAAAGTTTTCGCCCTTACGGAGTTTGAAGGGGATTAA
- a CDS encoding tetratricopeptide repeat protein: MIRSFPYVALWALVAAYGAFFVGCSLPRIIILDDPLSPEEHINLGVAYERRGEFESAIKEYEAAAKKLPVAYLYLGNVFFQKNDLGNAEKCYRISIEKDPGNADIYNNLAWLYYTKKENLDEAEGLVLKAMELNPANKVDYQDTLMKIRALRTVQTPHL, encoded by the coding sequence GTGATACGCTCATTTCCTTATGTGGCCCTGTGGGCACTGGTTGCTGCTTACGGTGCTTTTTTTGTCGGGTGCTCCCTTCCGAGAATCATCATCCTTGATGACCCCCTCAGTCCCGAGGAGCATATCAATCTCGGCGTGGCATATGAAAGAAGGGGCGAGTTCGAGAGTGCGATAAAGGAATATGAGGCCGCTGCAAAAAAGTTGCCCGTGGCATATCTCTATCTCGGGAATGTCTTTTTTCAGAAGAACGATTTGGGGAACGCGGAGAAGTGTTACCGCATTTCGATCGAAAAGGATCCCGGAAACGCTGACATTTACAACAACCTTGCCTGGCTGTACTATACAAAGAAGGAAAACCTCGACGAGGCCGAGGGTCTCGTCCTGAAAGCAATGGAACTTAATCCTGCGAACAAGGTCGACTATCAGGATACCCTTATGAAGATACGAGCGCTAAGAACCGTTCAGACTCCCCATCTCTGA